In the Opitutaceae bacterium genome, one interval contains:
- a CDS encoding glycosyltransferase family 2 protein, whose translation MDPLISIITPSFQQARFLRACIDSVLSQDYPEVEYIINDGGSDDGSVEILKSYGDRITWTSGPDGGQAAAINTGLKRSRGAILGYLNSDDVLVPGACRAIAEAFAHHPQADVIYGKAEMIGEDGQVLGLYRTQPTVTEELRADCTICQPAAFWRREIQDKVGLLDESLQTALDYDFWIRIHQSGGQFRFLDKVLAQSRDYPGTKTRRDRDLVFQEIFSISRRHLGEINSRWIESYLHYLKFETRSPLRWLIPRTAPRRQPLVRLIRAFSRRCR comes from the coding sequence ATGGATCCCCTGATTTCCATCATCACACCGTCATTCCAGCAGGCCCGATTTCTGAGAGCCTGCATCGACAGTGTCCTCAGCCAGGATTATCCCGAGGTGGAGTACATCATCAACGATGGAGGCTCGGATGACGGAAGTGTCGAGATACTCAAGAGCTACGGCGACCGGATCACGTGGACATCCGGACCCGATGGCGGTCAGGCGGCCGCCATCAACACCGGTTTGAAAAGGTCTCGGGGTGCGATTCTCGGCTACCTGAACAGCGATGACGTGCTCGTCCCCGGCGCCTGCCGGGCCATTGCCGAAGCCTTCGCACACCACCCGCAGGCCGATGTCATCTACGGAAAGGCAGAGATGATCGGCGAAGACGGACAGGTCCTGGGCCTCTATCGAACCCAACCGACGGTCACCGAGGAACTCCGCGCGGATTGCACCATCTGCCAGCCGGCGGCATTCTGGCGCCGGGAGATCCAGGACAAAGTCGGCCTCCTCGACGAATCCCTCCAGACCGCTCTCGACTACGATTTCTGGATCCGGATTCACCAATCGGGCGGACAGTTTCGATTTCTGGACAAGGTTCTCGCCCAATCCCGGGATTACCCGGGGACGAAGACGAGACGGGATCGGGATCTCGTCTTTCAGGAGATCTTCTCCATATCCCGTCGTCACCTCGGAGAGATCAATTCCCGATGGATCGAATCCTACCTGCACTACCTGAAATTCGAGACCCGATCCCCGCTGCGGTGGCTGATTCCCCGCACCGCACCCCGCAGACAACCGCTGGTCAGGTTGATCCGGGCATTTTCACGCCGCTGCCGATAG